In the genome of Vicia villosa cultivar HV-30 ecotype Madison, WI linkage group LG7, Vvil1.0, whole genome shotgun sequence, one region contains:
- the LOC131620222 gene encoding uncharacterized protein LOC131620222 has protein sequence MKAPDSIEIAKAPYLSKSVVEANLTKKGGGLGFCMEFLVKRGCEAAEAKEWDTFRAILALSIYGIMMFSNVPNFIDMNAIHMFILQNPVPTLLGDVYHSIHHKSSQKGGLVRFCAPLLYRWFRSHFPERGAFVDNRHTSKWAERIMGLRAKDIVWHNRSLDDMEVIMSCGKFKNVSLMGLRGGINYNPVLARRTFGYAFISPPKQTEIAENIFYHSATDGGLMAEAVQAWKSICWRDKKHFGQRDCATYEDYTKWVESVVVVRGMPFLPKDPLYPPAGEQPNIGSMPRYNQTVDQNRKLTEQVETMHVKMNTARQEKLSALHKLKIREIELEELYARGSTSQKRPRMTIGAKPTETQEKKLKEH, from the coding sequence ATGAAGGCCCCTGATTCCATTGAAATTGCTAAGGCTCCTTATTTGAGCAAGTCGGTCGTGGAAGCAAATCTCACCAAGAAGGGAGGAGGTCTTGGTTTTTGCATGGAGTTTTTGGTCAAAAGGGGTTGTGAGGCTGCTGAAGCAAAGGAATGGGACACATTTAGGGCTATCCTGGCTCTAAGTATCTATGGTATCATGATGTTCTCGAACGTTCCTAACTTTATTGACATGAATGCAATTCATATGTTCATTCTGCAGAATCCGGTTCCTACActtttgggggatgtttatcactcCATTCATCACAAGAGTAGTCAGAAGGGAGGTTTGGTTAGATTCTGTGCTCCGTTGTTATATCGCTGGTTCAGGTCACATTTTCCTGAGCGTGGCGCTTTCGTTGATAATAGGCACACATCTAAGTGGGCTGAGAGGATTATGGGGCTTAGGGCCAAAGATATTGTCTGGCACAACAGATCTTTAGATGACATGGAAGTTATTATGAGTTGCGGAAAGTTCAAAAATGTATCTCTCATGGGTCTTAGAGGTGGAATCAACTATAATCCCGTCCTGGCTAGGAGAACATTTGGATATGCTTTTATCAGTCCCCCTAAGCAGACAGAAATTGCTGAGAATATTTTCTATCATTCAGCCACCGACGGTGGGCTGATGGCAGAAGCTGTACAAGCCTGgaagagtatttgttggagagataAGAAACATTTTGGTCAGCGAGATTGTGCTACTTACGAGGATTATACTAAGTGGGTCGAATCTGTGGTTGTTGTTCGAGGGATGCCCTTCCTTCCCAAAGATCCTTTGTACCCCCCTGCTGGTGAACAACCCAACATTGGTTCCATGCCTCGTTATAATCAAACTGTGGATCAGAATCGGAAGTTGACTGAACAGGTGGAAACAATGCATGTTAAGATGAATACTGCTCGGCAAGAGAAGCTTTCCGCACTTCATAAGTtgaaaataagagaaatagagcttgaagaattgtATGCTAGAGGAAGTACTTCTCAGAAAAGGCCAAGGATGACTATAGGTGCTAAACCTACCGAAACTCAAGAAAAGAAGCTGAAAGAACATTAA